Proteins encoded by one window of Methanomassiliicoccales archaeon:
- a CDS encoding radical SAM protein, producing the protein MEEGVGDLARKKALLLTKGAVRVAPNIRLQVRLSRSTAGPGAGTVGIVLRFDLHRVKKSLVLEGGDFELIETGAGYTLFHEGRPFLEKVEVQPVLFHSPEQAFFNVETECIYDCKFCTSRRLERKVTKNLTPEKIVKMIIESSQRPDFKAVAITSAVVKDAKTTIDKMVYIVREVRRALGPSIPIGVEPYVDDLQDIERLKEAGADEIKLNIETWDPQIFQKVCGELDHEWILTALKHAVKVFGRGKVCSNLLVGLGESDESVLEGVEELARLGVVATIRPLRINELNRKALEEALGPLPPLDADRLLRLAQEHKRILEKHDLTTLTFRTMCHACTCCDMVPFRDL; encoded by the coding sequence ATGGAAGAGGGCGTAGGAGATCTAGCTAGAAAGAAAGCGTTATTGCTTACCAAAGGAGCTGTGCGTGTAGCACCAAATATAAGATTGCAGGTAAGGCTTAGCAGATCCACTGCAGGACCAGGTGCGGGGACAGTTGGAATAGTGCTTCGATTCGATCTTCATAGGGTGAAGAAGAGCTTAGTCCTGGAGGGTGGGGATTTCGAATTGATTGAGACTGGCGCTGGCTATACCCTCTTCCATGAAGGCAGGCCGTTTCTTGAGAAAGTCGAGGTGCAACCTGTGCTCTTCCACTCACCAGAACAGGCTTTCTTCAATGTGGAAACTGAATGTATCTATGACTGTAAATTCTGCACCTCCAGACGATTAGAACGGAAGGTGACTAAGAACCTGACCCCTGAGAAAATCGTTAAGATGATTATCGAGTCGTCCCAGAGACCTGATTTCAAAGCCGTGGCGATTACAAGTGCTGTGGTTAAGGATGCGAAGACCACCATAGATAAGATGGTATATATTGTTCGAGAAGTGAGGAGAGCACTCGGTCCTTCTATTCCCATTGGTGTCGAACCGTATGTTGACGATCTGCAGGATATTGAAAGACTTAAAGAAGCTGGTGCTGACGAAATCAAACTCAATATCGAGACCTGGGACCCTCAAATATTCCAAAAGGTCTGTGGTGAGCTCGATCATGAATGGATACTAACGGCATTAAAACATGCCGTGAAGGTCTTCGGCAGGGGGAAGGTATGCTCCAATTTGCTGGTTGGCCTTGGGGAGAGCGATGAGAGCGTATTGGAGGGTGTGGAGGAATTGGCTCGACTTGGCGTTGTAGCCACAATTCGCCCTCTGCGAATTAATGAACTGAATCGAAAAGCACTCGAGGAGGCTCTGGGCCCCTTGCCTCCGCTTGATGCCGACAGACTTCTCAGGTTAGCTCAGGAGCACAAAAGAATTCTCGAGAAGCATGATCTGACCACATTAACTTTCAGGACGATGTGTCATGCGTGTACCTGCTGCGACATGGTGCCTTTCCGTGACCTTTAA